In one Aggregicoccus sp. 17bor-14 genomic region, the following are encoded:
- a CDS encoding zinc-dependent alcohol dehydrogenase, with the protein MQALSYEGPWRVTVKEKADPRIEHPQDGIVRVETAAICGSDLHILHGLIPDTRVGSTFGHEFVGIVEEVGRQVKGVRKGDRVALPFQIFCGACYFCQRGLSSCCMNTSPSTDAAAGMYGYSHTMGGYDGGQAQYVRVPFIGVDAEKVPDDVSSLDALPITDAFPTGYQAAEMCDIKGGETVLVLGCGPVGLFAMWSLWAMGAGRVIAVDQEEYRLEFARRWLGVETLNFRDVDVVTAVKGMTEDLGADATIDAVGAEAAGSATHRALGIYAKLEAGSPQALNTAIHATRKGGVISVIGAYGPPFTSVDIGTYMNKAQTMRTGQASVKRYMPHLFEHIRAGRIRPSEVLTHRGPLEAAPELYRTMARKHDGCIKVALFPNGTTIH; encoded by the coding sequence ATGCAAGCGCTGTCGTACGAAGGACCCTGGCGGGTCACCGTCAAGGAGAAGGCGGACCCGCGAATCGAGCATCCCCAGGACGGCATCGTGCGCGTGGAGACCGCGGCCATCTGCGGCTCGGACCTCCACATCCTGCACGGGTTGATCCCCGACACCCGCGTGGGCTCCACCTTCGGCCACGAGTTCGTCGGGATCGTCGAGGAGGTGGGCAGGCAGGTGAAGGGCGTGCGCAAGGGCGACCGCGTGGCGCTGCCGTTCCAGATCTTCTGCGGCGCCTGCTACTTCTGCCAGCGCGGCCTCAGCTCCTGCTGCATGAACACCAGCCCGAGCACGGACGCGGCGGCCGGCATGTACGGCTACTCGCACACCATGGGCGGCTACGACGGTGGCCAGGCCCAGTACGTGCGCGTGCCCTTCATCGGCGTGGACGCGGAGAAGGTCCCCGACGACGTGTCGAGCCTGGACGCACTGCCCATCACCGATGCCTTCCCCACCGGCTACCAGGCCGCGGAGATGTGCGACATCAAGGGCGGGGAGACCGTGCTGGTGCTCGGCTGCGGCCCGGTGGGCCTCTTCGCCATGTGGTCGCTGTGGGCCATGGGGGCCGGGCGCGTCATCGCCGTGGACCAGGAGGAGTACCGGCTCGAGTTCGCGAGGCGCTGGCTCGGCGTGGAGACGCTCAACTTCCGCGACGTGGACGTGGTGACGGCGGTGAAGGGGATGACCGAGGACCTCGGTGCGGACGCCACCATCGATGCGGTGGGCGCCGAGGCGGCAGGCTCGGCCACGCACCGCGCGCTCGGCATCTACGCGAAGCTGGAGGCGGGCAGCCCGCAGGCGCTGAACACCGCCATCCACGCCACGCGCAAGGGCGGCGTCATCTCCGTCATCGGCGCGTACGGCCCGCCCTTCACCAGCGTGGACATCGGCACGTACATGAACAAGGCGCAGACCATGCGCACGGGCCAGGCGAGCGTGAAGCGCTACATGCCCCACCTCTTCGAGCACATCCGCGCCGGACGCATCCGCCCCTCGGAGGTGCTCACGCACCGCGGTCCGCTCGAGGCGGCCCCCGAGCTCTACCGGACCATGGCGCGCAAGCACGACGGCTGCATCAAGGTCGCCCTGTTCCCCAACGGCACCACCATCCACTGA
- a CDS encoding bile acid:sodium symporter, translated as MSAFLQSLLGIVIPLFAVSSMASVGLAHPLREVTRPLRRPVKVAMALLANFVVVPLLGLLLLRVFDLALPQKVGLFLVASAAGAPFLLALVRTARADGALAGGLLMLLLPSTLVFLPLVLPLALPEAHEHVGAVARSLALTLLLPLALGIVARWRFGQRVERLLPVLQKVSTLSLLLLLPASLLANLRAIASLRGTGAIPAAALLVAGALLTGYLAGVPTREWRVVLGLGTGQRNVAAAMTVATSGFDTEEPLVMVVVTSLVGFALLFPAAWALRRLLERHRAPRRPRFSEPETEQLGRRRA; from the coding sequence ATGAGCGCGTTCCTGCAGTCCCTGCTGGGCATCGTCATCCCCCTCTTCGCCGTCTCGAGCATGGCCTCCGTGGGGCTGGCGCACCCGCTGCGAGAGGTGACCCGGCCGCTGCGCCGCCCGGTCAAGGTGGCGATGGCGCTGCTCGCGAACTTCGTCGTCGTTCCGCTGCTGGGCCTGCTGCTGCTGCGGGTGTTCGACCTGGCCCTCCCGCAGAAGGTCGGCCTGTTCCTCGTCGCCAGCGCCGCGGGCGCACCCTTCCTGCTCGCACTCGTGCGGACCGCGAGGGCGGACGGTGCGCTGGCCGGAGGCCTGCTCATGCTGCTGCTGCCCAGCACCCTCGTCTTCCTGCCACTCGTGCTCCCGCTCGCGCTCCCGGAGGCCCACGAGCACGTCGGCGCCGTGGCGAGGAGCCTCGCGCTCACGCTCCTGCTGCCGCTCGCGCTCGGCATCGTCGCCCGGTGGAGGTTCGGGCAGCGCGTGGAGCGCCTGCTCCCGGTGCTCCAGAAGGTCTCCACCCTCTCGCTGCTGCTCCTGCTGCCCGCCTCGCTACTCGCGAACCTGCGCGCCATCGCGTCACTGCGGGGCACCGGGGCCATTCCCGCGGCCGCGCTGCTCGTCGCCGGCGCGCTGCTTACCGGCTACCTCGCGGGCGTCCCGACGCGGGAGTGGCGCGTCGTGCTCGGGCTGGGCACGGGCCAGCGCAACGTGGCCGCGGCGATGACCGTCGCCACGAGCGGCTTCGACACGGAGGAGCCGCTGGTGATGGTGGTCGTCACCTCGCTGGTGGGCTTCGCCCTGCTCTTTCCCGCGGCCTGGGCGCTGCGGCGCCTGCTCGAGCGGCACCGTGCACCGAGGCGCCCGCGCTTCAGTGAACCGGAGACGGAGCAGCTCGGCCGGAGGCGGGCGTGA
- a CDS encoding arylsulfatase has protein sequence MAERKSPESYPRPDYRFPRAKIGMTYAQSRPDFPPIQRAPRGAPNIVLVLLDDVGFAWPSTYGGPVRMPTADRLAGGGLTYCQFHVTGLCAPTRAALLTGRNHHSVSTGVVAEMSTGYPGYCGLLPRSCATIGELLSPNGYATAWFGKNHNVPDSHTSAAGPFDYWPMRRGFDYFYGFVGGETDQFYPALFRNTTPVDVPRTPEAGYQLTRDLADDCIGWMRTQKAIAPERPLFVHFAPAAAHGPHQPPLDWRGRNRGRFDMGWDRCREQILARQLELGVVPPGTRLTARPEQLPAWDSFSADHQALLALQMENFADYLEHCDHEVGRLVGALEALAEWDNTLFLYILGDNGSSAEGGLEGTINEGTTMQGLSPPLQQSVPFKDQWGLPGTWPHFAAGWAWAGDTPFQWMKQVASHFGGTRNGMVVSWPAWIADRGARRFQFHHVIDVVPTLLEVVGVEPPERVNGVPQKPIEGVSMAYTFDRANAQAPSRRAVQYFEMMGNRALYLDGWIASCRHGRLPWETSGTADFAKDRWELYRLEDDFSQSEDLAAQLPDKLREMQDQFLVEAAKYDVFPLDDRFSERADVTLRPGHYLGRRELTFYPGMVRLPEGSAPRFSNVDHTLTVHAELPAEGAQGVLMCMGGDMAGWSLFVDEGRLHYHYNWFTLHRYDVVSDEPLPSGRVELRLEFECEDPQARGGPAEVRLFCNGRPVGQGRIEKQVPGRFSESLDVGEDKMSPVYPGYRDRLPFRFTGTLERIDVQLGEAAELTTAELLEEQLHAD, from the coding sequence ATGGCCGAGAGGAAGTCCCCCGAGAGTTATCCCCGGCCCGACTACCGCTTCCCCCGCGCGAAGATCGGCATGACCTACGCGCAGTCGCGGCCGGACTTCCCGCCGATACAGCGGGCACCCCGCGGTGCGCCGAACATCGTCCTGGTGCTGCTCGATGACGTGGGCTTCGCCTGGCCGAGCACCTACGGCGGCCCTGTGCGGATGCCCACGGCGGACCGCCTCGCCGGCGGAGGGCTGACCTACTGCCAGTTCCACGTCACCGGCCTGTGCGCGCCGACCCGCGCCGCGCTGCTCACCGGCCGCAACCACCACAGCGTCTCCACCGGCGTGGTGGCGGAGATGTCCACCGGGTACCCCGGCTACTGCGGCCTGCTGCCCCGGAGCTGCGCCACCATCGGCGAGCTGCTCTCGCCCAACGGCTACGCCACCGCGTGGTTCGGCAAGAACCACAACGTGCCGGACTCGCACACCAGCGCCGCGGGTCCCTTCGACTACTGGCCCATGCGCCGCGGCTTCGACTACTTCTACGGCTTCGTCGGCGGCGAGACCGACCAGTTCTATCCGGCGCTGTTCCGCAACACGACCCCGGTGGACGTGCCCCGCACGCCCGAGGCGGGCTACCAGCTCACGCGCGACCTCGCGGACGACTGCATCGGGTGGATGCGCACGCAGAAGGCGATCGCGCCCGAGCGGCCCCTCTTCGTGCACTTCGCGCCCGCCGCCGCGCACGGGCCCCACCAGCCCCCGCTCGACTGGCGCGGGCGCAACCGGGGCCGCTTCGACATGGGTTGGGACCGCTGCCGCGAGCAGATCCTCGCGCGGCAGCTCGAGCTGGGCGTGGTCCCACCGGGAACGCGGCTCACCGCGCGTCCCGAGCAGCTGCCCGCCTGGGACAGCTTCAGCGCCGACCACCAGGCGCTGCTCGCGCTGCAGATGGAGAACTTCGCCGACTACCTCGAGCACTGCGACCACGAGGTGGGGCGGCTCGTGGGCGCGCTCGAGGCGCTGGCCGAGTGGGACAACACGCTCTTCCTCTACATCCTCGGAGACAACGGCTCGAGCGCGGAGGGCGGCCTCGAGGGCACCATCAACGAGGGCACCACCATGCAGGGGCTCTCCCCGCCGCTGCAGCAGAGCGTGCCCTTCAAGGACCAGTGGGGGCTGCCGGGCACCTGGCCGCACTTCGCCGCGGGCTGGGCGTGGGCGGGAGACACGCCGTTCCAGTGGATGAAGCAGGTGGCGTCGCACTTCGGCGGGACGCGCAACGGGATGGTGGTGAGCTGGCCCGCGTGGATCGCCGACCGGGGCGCGCGCCGCTTCCAGTTCCACCACGTCATCGACGTGGTGCCCACGCTGCTCGAGGTGGTGGGCGTCGAGCCGCCCGAGCGGGTCAACGGCGTGCCGCAGAAGCCCATCGAGGGCGTGAGCATGGCCTACACCTTCGACCGCGCGAACGCGCAGGCGCCGAGCCGCCGCGCGGTGCAGTACTTCGAGATGATGGGCAACCGCGCGCTGTACCTGGACGGGTGGATCGCGAGCTGCCGCCACGGGCGCCTGCCGTGGGAGACCTCGGGGACGGCGGACTTCGCGAAGGACCGCTGGGAGCTGTACCGCCTCGAGGACGACTTCAGCCAGAGCGAGGACCTCGCCGCGCAGCTGCCGGACAAGCTGCGCGAGATGCAGGACCAGTTCCTCGTGGAGGCGGCGAAGTACGACGTCTTCCCGCTCGACGACCGCTTCAGCGAGCGCGCGGACGTGACGCTGCGCCCGGGCCACTACCTCGGCCGCCGCGAGCTGACCTTCTATCCCGGCATGGTGCGGCTGCCGGAGGGCAGCGCGCCGCGCTTCTCCAACGTCGACCACACGCTCACGGTGCACGCCGAGCTCCCCGCAGAGGGCGCCCAGGGGGTGCTGATGTGCATGGGCGGGGACATGGCCGGCTGGAGCCTCTTCGTGGACGAGGGCCGGCTGCACTACCACTACAACTGGTTCACGCTGCACCGCTACGACGTGGTCTCCGACGAGCCGCTGCCGAGCGGCCGCGTGGAGCTGCGGCTGGAGTTCGAGTGCGAGGACCCGCAGGCGCGCGGCGGACCCGCCGAGGTGCGGCTGTTCTGCAATGGCAGGCCCGTGGGCCAGGGCCGCATCGAGAAGCAGGTGCCCGGCCGCTTCAGCGAGAGCCTCGACGTGGGCGAGGACAAGATGTCACCGGTGTACCCCG